Within Candidatus Eisenbacteria bacterium, the genomic segment CTCCTTCTTCTCGAGAAGGCGCGGCGGTCCGACGCGCGGCCCCGCTTCCTCGTCGGGATCGCCTCGTTCCTTCGCACGATGCTCCCCTTCGCTCTCTGCTCGGCGGTCTACACGAACCTCCACGACACGGTCCGCTTCATCAACCCGAACGACATTCATGACGTTCTCGTCGCGATCGAAGAGCGGATCTTCGGTCTTCAGCCGGTCGTGTGGGCGGAGCAGTTCATCACGCCGCTCCGGACCGAGTTCTTCAGCGCGTTCTACACGAACTTCTTTCTCGTCGCACCGTCGGTCGCGATCGTCCTCTGGTTCTCCCGGAAGAGGAGGGAGGCGCGCGAGTCGCTTCTCGGGGTCACGCTCTGCTTCTACACCGGCTATGTCCTCTACGTGATCTTCCCCGCGGCGCCGCCGAGGCTCTACCTCGAGTCGCTCGGCGCGTTCACGGTGACGCTCGAGGGGGGCGCGATCACCGACTTTCAGCGAGCGCTTCTCGACATGCTCCCGAACCACGCCTCGCGCGCGGCGTTTCCGAGCCTCCACACGGCGGTGAGCCTCGTGAGTCTCTATTACGCGTGGCGCCACGCGCGGCGGTTCTTCCCGATCCTCCTCTTCTTCGTCATCAGGCTTTTCGCCTCGACCGTCTATCTCCGGCACCACTACGTGGTCGATCTGATCGCGGGGGCGTTCCTTCTTCCGTGGACCGCGTGGGCGACGCCGCGGCTCGACCGGTGGTGGTCCCGCTGGACGGGGAGAGTTCCGGAGTTGTAGGAGCGTTGACATCGCGCGCCGGGCATTCTAGATTCATGGAGACGAGATCGCATCCTACCGGACGGATCCTCGGATCGCGAAACCAACGAAAGGAGACCGAGCGGATGGCTTCGGAGCACGTGATGGAGGTATCGGACAGCGAGTTCCAGGAGAAGGTCGTTTCTTCTGCGACGCCGGTGATCGTCGACTTCTGGGCGCCCTGGTGCGGGCCGTGCAAGAAGGTCGGTCCGGTCCTCGACGAGGTCGCCTCCGACTATCAGGGGAAGGTGAAGATCGCGAAGGTGAACGTGGACATGAACCCGAAGGTCGCGGGGAGCTTCGGCATTCGGAGCATCCCGACGATCCTCTTCTTCAAGGACGGCGAGGTCGTCGACCAGCTGATCGGCGCGTACCCGAAGAAGGACATCGTCGCGCGCGTCGACCGGATCCTCGGGTAGGACGGGTCTCGAAGGCTCGGCTTCCTTCGCGCCGCTTCGCGATCTCCGCGGGCTCGGCCGCTTCCGCCGGCCGGGCTTTTTTTGTCTGGACTTCGCCCGCCGGCCGTTCCTATCCTGGCGCGGAAGCCGCTTCGATCGGGAGGGAGGTTCGCTCGTGCGCACGCTCGCGGAGCTCGAACGGATCGCGTCCGCGTGCGTTCTCTGCCCTCTCGCGGAGACGCGGTCGCATGTCGTCTTCGGAACGGGGAACCCCGAGGCGGATCTGATGCTCATCGGGGAGGCGCCCGGGCAGAAGGAGGACGCGACCGGAATCCCCTTCGTCGGGCAGGCGGGGATGCTCCTCGACAAGACGCTCGAGAAGGTCGGGCTCCGGCGCGAGGAGATCTACATCGCGAACGTCCTCAAATGTCGCCCGCCGGAGAACCGCGACCCTCTCAAGGAGGAGATCGACCTCTGCCGGCCGTATCTCGACGAGCAGATCGCGATCCTCGCTCCCCGCGTGCTCGCCCCGATGGGGAACCACGCGGCGAATCTCTTCTCCTCGAAACGGCTCTCGATCACGAAGGCGCACGGCAAGATGTTTGCGTATAAAGGAATCGCGGTGATCCCGATCTACCATCCGGCGGCGATCCTCTACAACCGGACGCTGGAACCGGCTCTCGTCGAGGACTTCCAAGAGATCGTCCGGTTCCTCCGGAGCGGCGCGCGGGCCGCCCGGGAAGCGGACCAGCTCTCCCTCTTCTGAGATGGAAGGCCTTCCCGCACTCTTCGTCTTCTCCGCGGGGCTGATCGTCGGGAGCTTCCTCAACGTCTGTATCTCTCGGCTTCCAAGAAACCGCTCGATCATCCGTCCGCCCTCCGCGTGCCCCGCCTGCGGGGCGAGGATCCGGGCGCGCGACAACATCCCCGTCCTCGGGTGGCTCCTTCTCCGCGGGCGCTGCCGCGACTGCGGCGCTCGGATCTCGCCGCGCTATCCGATCGTCGAGCTCGGGACCGGGCTTCTCTTCCTCGTCGTGTGGAACCGCTTCCCGCACGACGCGACGATCGTCTTCCCGCTCTTCTACGCGTGCGCGCTCCTCGTGATCCTCTTCACCGATCTCGATCTCCAGATCATCCCGGATTCGATCTCGCTTCCGGGAATCCCGCTCGGCCTCCTCTACCGCGGTTGGATCGGGGGAGCGTGGCTCGACTCGCTGATCGGGCTCGCCGTCGGCGGAGGGAGCCTCTGGCTTCTCGGCGAGGGGTACTATCGGCTTCGAAAGCGCGAGGGGATGGGCGGGGGGGACGTCAAGCTCGCCGCGATGATGGGCGCGTTCCTCGGATGGAAGCTCGTCCTCGCGGTTCTCTTCCTCTCGTCGCTCGTCGGCGGCCTCTTCGGGATCGCTCTCATCGTTCTCCGCAAAGGGAAGGGGACGACGCCGATCCCCTTCGGCGTCTTCCTCGCTCCAGTCGGTTTCCTCGCGCTCCTCTGGGGCGAGGCTTGGATCGCTTGGTATCTCGGGCTGGGCTCCTGACCATCCACCCGTAGCGTCCTTCTTGCGCGCGCCCCGTCCGAGAAGACATAGGCGGGTCTCCGTCCGATGGAAACGAACCGTCGGCCCCTACGCGCGGAGCCCGATCCCGACGAAGAAGATCTCGACGCTTCTCTCGCGCGAGCTCTTCGGCTTCGACTCGACGAGGCGGTCGAACGAAGGGCGGGCTTCCGCGCGAAACGACTCGATCTCCTCCCCCTGGAAGACCTTGCAGACCCAGGAGCCGCTGGGCCGGACGGTCGCAAGAGCGAGCGCAAGCGACCGCCGGGCGAGCGCGACCGAGCGGGCGTGGTCGGCGAAGGGGACGCCGGTCGTCTTGGGCGCCGCGTCGGAAAGAAGAACATCGAACGAGGGAGCGATCGCGAGAAGCTCCTCGGGCCGGAGGGAGAGGATGTCCGCGCGGAGGACGCGCACGTGATCGGGGAGCGCGACCCGCACCTCGTCCCGATCGACGCCGACGACGAGCCCCCCCGGGCCGACCCGCTCCGCCGCGTACTGAAGCCAGGATCCCGGCGCGCATCCAAGATCGATGACGCGGAAGCCCGGACGGATCAGACGGTGCTTCCGGTCGATCTCCTCGAGCTTATAGAGGGAACGGGCGGCGTAACCTTCCCGCTTCGCGCGACGAAAAAAAAATCCTTTGGTTCGAAACGGTTCACACCTTAACCTCCGCGAGCGCCTTCGCCGCCTCCTCGGGCGTTTTCGCGCGGAGGAGGGCCGCCTGGACCTCGGGCTGTTTCAGGATGCGGACCATCGTCGCAAGCGCCTGGACATGAGCGGTCGTGGCGTTCTTCGGGGAGACCAACAGGAACACGAAACGGCTCGGGCGGCCGTCGAGCGCTCCGAAATCAATCCCGTCCTGCGCGAGGGCAAAGGCGGCGGCCGGCTTCTCGGTCCCCTCGCTCCGGCAATGGGGAACGGCCACTCCCTGCTCGAGCCCGGTCCCCTTCTCCTTCTCGCGGTCGATCACGTCGGCAAGGACCTTTTTCGGCGAGCGGAGGAGGTCCCTATCGGACAAGAGGGAGACCATCTCCCGGATCAGGTCGAACTTCTTCTTCGCCTTCGGGTTCAATAGGATCGTATGGGAATCGAGCAGCTCGTTGATCTTCAATCGGTTATTCTCGGGTTCCAGCGGTTGAGCGCGGGCCGACCGCCTGATACACTCCCCTGTCGGACACTCGGGTGATGGTAAGCGTCTCTTGCCCGGATGGCAAGGCGGATCTCTGAAGAGGAGCGCGGTGGGAAGGCGAACGGCAAGCGTTCTCTCGGCGGTTCTCTCCCCGCTTTCCCCGTTTCTCGCCGGAGCCGGCTGGGCGCTTCTTCTCCTCGCGGCGGTCCGGCTGAACCGCCCTCTCTACGGACCGTCGCTCTCCACCGCTCTCCTTCCGGCGGGGCTCTTCGCGGCCGGCGTTCTCGCCGGGCTTCTCCTCGGGCGCGGGAGCCTGCGAGGGGCCGGGCTCCGCCTCGCCCCCGCGGCGCTCGCCCTCCTTCTCGCGCTCTTCCCGTTCGTTTCCGGGCTCGCGGAGCCGTCCGGGCTCGCGGCGCGCGTTCTCTTCGCCGTTCTCGTCCTCGCTGCGGGGTTCTTCATCGGCCGGGAAGCCGCCCCTGGGGCGCCTCGAGCCGTCTCGATCGCGCTCTTCGGCGGCTCCATCGGCGTGTTCGCCGGGAGCGCGGCTCTCGTCCCCAGGTTCGGAGAGGGCGCCGCCGCGGTCGGGGCTCTTCTTGCGTTCGCCTTCGCGCGGGCTTGCGGGGAAGGATCCTCGCTCATCCGGTCGGCTTCGGAAGACGAGGAAGACGCGGAGCGTCCCGGCCTCACCGGCCTGGCGGTCGCGTGTCTCGTCGGCCTCTCGCTCCCCCTCGTCTTCGTCGGGTGGGGACGAACGCTCGATCTCCTGATCGGACCGACCTTCCGCGCGACCGGGTTGCTCGCGGCGGTCGCGCTCCTCGGGATCTCGCTCGGGAGCCTCGCCGCGCGCGCGCGCGCTGGCGGGGGCATCCCGCGCTCCCCGGCAGCCTTCGCGGCGGGGCTCGTCGCCCTTCTTCTCCTTCTTTTCACGGCGATCTCGGCGCGCCTTCCGTATCTCTTTCTTCGGGTCATCGAGGGGGACCCGGGGGACCCGGGGCGGATCCTCCTCGGGCGTCTTCTTCTCGTGGGGATCGCGGTCTTCCCTTGCGCCGCGGCGGTGGGGTGGCTCGGAGGGCTCCTGTTGAAGCCGTGGGGGGAGGGGGCGTCCGAGCGGGAGGCTCTCCGCCGGCTTCTGATCGCGGGCGCGGCGGGCGCGGCGGCGTCCTTGCTTCTTTCCCCGTCGCTTCTCCCGGCCGTCGGGATCCGAGGGCTTCTCCTCGCGGGCGCGGCGTTCCAGACGACGGCCGGCCTCGCCCTCCTCGCCGGGAGCCGCTCCCGTCTTCGCGTGCGGATTCCGCTCGCCGCCGCGCTTCTTCTCCTCCTCGTCGTGGTCCTCGCGAACCCTCCCCGCTGGAGACCGAGCCTTCTCAACACCGCGGTTTTCCGCTACGCCCGTCTCTACGAGGAGATCGATGAGGAGGGGTTCCTGAGGACGTATTCGGTCCTCCCCTCGTTCTACAAGGAGGGGGCGCACGTGACCGTTCTGGTCACCGGCGCGCCCGGGAGCCGCTTTCTCGCCTCGAACGGGGTCGTCGAGGTCTCCGACCGCGATCACCTGTCGGTTCCGCTCTTGTCCGGCCGGCTCCCGCTTCTCCTACGCCCGGCGACGCGGAGCGTCTTCCTTGCGGGCGCGGAGGCGGGGATCGCCGCGGGCGTCCTCCTCTCCGGAAGCGTGGAGGAGGTCCTCTCTCTGGACGCCGAACCGGCGCACCTCGAGGCGATGCGCTCTTTCACGCGGGCGAACCGGCAACCCTGGAACGATCCTCGCTTCCGCTTCCGGAAGGGGGATCCGCGGGCGGCGCTCGCGGGCGGCTCGGCGCGCTACGACCTCATCGTATCCGAACCTTCCATCGTGTGGGACCGGAACGCGGCGCACCGAACCACCGAGGAGTTCTACCGGCTCGCGGCCGCGCGCCTCCGCCCGGGCGGAGTCTTCGCCGGATCGATCCCGCTCGTCGGTCTTCGCGAAGAGCACCTCCGCTCGCTCCTCGCGGCGTTCCGCTCCGCGTTCCCGCACGCGCTCGGGGTCGAGGCGCCGCGTCCCGGCGCGCTCATTCTTCTCGGGAGCAACGAGCCGCTCGTCTTCCGCGCGGCGGACCTACTCGCTTCCTGGGGAGAGATCGCGACGCGCACCGACCTCCTCGGGGCGAAGGTCCGATCGGTTCACGAGCTCGTCGCCGCTCTCCGGGTGGACGGGGAGGCGATCGATTCATACATCAACAATGCCCGGCCCAATCGGGACGCCCGCGCCTACGTCGAGACGGACGCCGAGGACCTCGCCGCGGCCCTCGACGGAGGGCGCCTCGCGGCGAGCCTCCGGGCGCTTCACTTCGACGCGGAGCGCGTTCTCGACTACGACGGGCTTTCCCGGGAAGTGACGGGGTTCTTTCGGCTCGAGGTCGCGCGGGCGTTCCGGAGAAGCCGCCACGGAGCGGGAGGTCTCCTGTGGGCGAGGCGGGCGTACGAATCGGACCCGTCCGGCCCCGCGGCGGAGTCCTACGCGCATTTCCTCAAGGAGGAAGCGGGGGATCTCGACTCGGCGATCGCGGTTCTTCGGGCCGCTCGCGAGTCCCGCCCCGACGACCTCGTGGTGATCCGCGCGCTCGCGGACGATCTCTTCACCGCCCGGCGGTTCGAGGAGTGCGACCGCCTTCTCACGGAGGCGATCGACGAAGGGAAGGAAGACGCGTGGTTCTATGTCGTGCGAGGGAAAGCCAGGCTAGGTCTCAAGCAGCACGAGCGCGGGCTCCAAGATCTTCTCGCCGGCAAGGAGCTCGATCGTTTACAGGACAACAGTGGCGATATTAATTATTTTCTCGCGATGGCGCACAAGAACCTCGGGAATCTCGAGGAGGCGCAGAACCACCTCTCCCGCACGATCGCCAGGAACCCGAGGCATCTCTACGCGAAGCTGGAAATCGGGGAGAACAAGCTTCTCCTTGGAACGATCGACCGCGCGGCGTTCGAGTCGGAGTACCTGGTCCCCTTCAACCGCGCGCGCGCCGAGACCCTCGTCGCGGAGGCGGAGGAGCGGCTGTACGAGCCGCAACACGCCAAGACCGTTGAGAAGAACCTGAACGCGGTGGTGAACACGACGCCGCGCCACTACGGCGCCTACCTCCTGCTCGCCGAGTTCTACCACCGGACGGGGATGCCCGCGAAGGAGCGCGAGGCGCTCGAGCGGATGATCGCCGAGTTCGGCCCGAGGCCGGAGGTGGTCGGCCCGATCAAGGAGTATCTTCGCCGGACGGGGGGAGAAGGACGCGTGCGCGCCTACGGGAAGCTCCTACGGTAATTCCGCGATCCCCGCGAAGAGATCGTTCTCCCTCTCCGCGGGACGCGGGAGGCGCGTGTCGGAAAGAACGAAGAACTCCTCCCGGGTGGCCTCGCGGAAGTCGCCGAAGATCCGGACAAGCTCTTCGTAGAACTCGATCTGCGTCTCGTGGCGCCGAATCGCCTCCAGCTTCCTCTCCATCGCCGCGGGCGGGATCGCGAGGACCGCTCCGATCTCCTCGTCCGCGACCGGGACGAGCCGTCGTCCTCGGTAGAGGGGAACCTTCGATCGCGGGATCGCCCACTCGTAGAGCTTGAGAGGCCCTTCCGCGCCTGCCCGGCGAAATGCTTCCTGCGTGAAGCAAGCGACCGCGACGTGGTCGGGATGACCCGAGACCCCGAGCCGGTGGAAGGTGAGAACGACCTGGGGGCGGTGGGCGCGGATCTCCTCGAGCACCGCCCGAACCCCCTCCTCCTCCGGAACCTCGGATAGGCGGCGGTCCGGAAGCCCGAGGATCCGGTGGCCGGCCGCTCCGAGCGCCTCGGAGGCGCGCGCCGCTTCGACGCGCCTCCGCCGGCAGAGCTCCTCCCGCGGAAGGTCCTTC encodes:
- a CDS encoding phosphatase PAP2 family protein produces the protein MSTMSRERARGTARARGFLERQAKRLRLEEALFLFLFVPSTIVTVWANVSLARSGMSSRRVEGGLLRLAIVIAVGFALLLLEKARRSDARPRFLVGIASFLRTMLPFALCSAVYTNLHDTVRFINPNDIHDVLVAIEERIFGLQPVVWAEQFITPLRTEFFSAFYTNFFLVAPSVAIVLWFSRKRREARESLLGVTLCFYTGYVLYVIFPAAPPRLYLESLGAFTVTLEGGAITDFQRALLDMLPNHASRAAFPSLHTAVSLVSLYYAWRHARRFFPILLFFVIRLFASTVYLRHHYVVDLIAGAFLLPWTAWATPRLDRWWSRWTGRVPEL
- a CDS encoding PTS sugar transporter subunit IIA; protein product: MKINELLDSHTILLNPKAKKKFDLIREMVSLLSDRDLLRSPKKVLADVIDREKEKGTGLEQGVAVPHCRSEGTEKPAAAFALAQDGIDFGALDGRPSRFVFLLVSPKNATTAHVQALATMVRILKQPEVQAALLRAKTPEEAAKALAEVKV
- the trxA gene encoding thioredoxin, which encodes MASEHVMEVSDSEFQEKVVSSATPVIVDFWAPWCGPCKKVGPVLDEVASDYQGKVKIAKVNVDMNPKVAGSFGIRSIPTILFFKDGEVVDQLIGAYPKKDIVARVDRILG
- a CDS encoding PIG-L family deacetylase; protein product: MLLGVFAHPDDESYGPGGALASAALDGAEVRLLFFTCGEAGTIGISKDLPREELCRRRRVEAARASEALGAAGHRILGLPDRRLSEVPEEEGVRAVLEEIRAHRPQVVLTFHRLGVSGHPDHVAVACFTQEAFRRAGAEGPLKLYEWAIPRSKVPLYRGRRLVPVADEEIGAVLAIPPAAMERKLEAIRRHETQIEFYEELVRIFGDFREATREEFFVLSDTRLPRPAERENDLFAGIAELP
- a CDS encoding prepilin peptidase; translation: MEGLPALFVFSAGLIVGSFLNVCISRLPRNRSIIRPPSACPACGARIRARDNIPVLGWLLLRGRCRDCGARISPRYPIVELGTGLLFLVVWNRFPHDATIVFPLFYACALLVILFTDLDLQIIPDSISLPGIPLGLLYRGWIGGAWLDSLIGLAVGGGSLWLLGEGYYRLRKREGMGGGDVKLAAMMGAFLGWKLVLAVLFLSSLVGGLFGIALIVLRKGKGTTPIPFGVFLAPVGFLALLWGEAWIAWYLGLGS
- a CDS encoding uracil-DNA glycosylase translates to MRTLAELERIASACVLCPLAETRSHVVFGTGNPEADLMLIGEAPGQKEDATGIPFVGQAGMLLDKTLEKVGLRREEIYIANVLKCRPPENRDPLKEEIDLCRPYLDEQIAILAPRVLAPMGNHAANLFSSKRLSITKAHGKMFAYKGIAVIPIYHPAAILYNRTLEPALVEDFQEIVRFLRSGARAAREADQLSLF
- a CDS encoding RlmE family RNA methyltransferase, with amino-acid sequence MDRKHRLIRPGFRVIDLGCAPGSWLQYAAERVGPGGLVVGVDRDEVRVALPDHVRVLRADILSLRPEELLAIAPSFDVLLSDAAPKTTGVPFADHARSVALARRSLALALATVRPSGSWVCKVFQGEEIESFRAEARPSFDRLVESKPKSSRERSVEIFFVGIGLRA